In Argonema galeatum A003/A1, a single window of DNA contains:
- a CDS encoding DUF29 family protein, translating into MTQELADLRLSILEGRYSEALAIVDDLEGMGRKGILRNIKSFLIRMLIHLIKNQIETRMTNSWAASIRDSVIEIQDLNLQDNQTSHYLKQEDWESLLEESLSRAISTASVEVRDGAYTPFQLKKLVDGAQILQTAQELLNLTYQHSAIDLPDIINEYLSHLPGGEDWKSGSF; encoded by the coding sequence ATGACTCAGGAACTAGCAGATTTAAGACTCAGCATCCTGGAAGGGCGCTACTCAGAGGCTTTAGCCATTGTTGATGACTTAGAAGGCATGGGTAGGAAAGGAATCTTACGCAATATTAAATCCTTTTTAATCAGAATGCTGATTCATTTGATTAAAAATCAAATCGAAACCAGAATGACGAATTCTTGGGCTGCTTCAATTCGAGATTCTGTCATAGAAATTCAAGACTTGAATCTTCAGGATAATCAAACCTCTCATTACCTCAAACAGGAAGACTGGGAATCTCTCTTAGAAGAGAGTTTATCCAGAGCTATTTCTACTGCCAGCGTCGAAGTTCGCGATGGGGCTTATACCCCATTTCAATTAAAAAAATTGGTGGATGGAGCGCAGATTTTGCAAACCGCTCAGGAACTTTTGAATTTGACCTATCAACATTCAGCAATTGATTTACCAGATATTATCAATGAATATCTCAGTCACTTACCGGGTGGTGAAGATTGGAAATCAGGTTCTTTTTAA
- a CDS encoding Uma2 family endonuclease, translated as MKEEKFAIIKSNNEIAIAISHSNQNHPKSAMSEPVTLDPGQYPDNSKILQEDDTPLDSFINEKQQRLLTEVLSGYQLNDGIPFIVAANVGIFRNVRLPAIVPDVFLSLNVTVPDNWQNRDIRSYLLWEFGKPPEIVIEIVSPTPGNELGSKFTDYALMGVMYYVVYDPLGELSDVPLQIFQLQGGRYVPKTDLWFPLVGLGLTLWQGAFESMNGTWLRWCDAEGNVISTVEELAARLILTQSELTETQSELTASKNQTKQALLQGIHLGLQLKFGSQRLEILGEISAIDDLNLLQTITSSLFTIDRLEDLRQIYLS; from the coding sequence ATGAAGGAGGAAAAATTTGCTATCATCAAAAGTAATAACGAGATTGCGATCGCGATTTCCCACTCCAATCAAAACCACCCAAAATCAGCCATGTCTGAGCCTGTCACTCTTGACCCCGGTCAATACCCCGATAATAGCAAAATCCTACAAGAAGACGATACTCCCTTGGATAGTTTCATTAACGAAAAACAACAGCGACTTCTGACGGAAGTTCTCTCCGGTTATCAGCTAAATGATGGTATTCCCTTTATCGTAGCTGCCAATGTGGGAATCTTCCGTAATGTCCGTCTTCCAGCGATAGTTCCTGATGTATTCCTCAGTTTAAATGTGACTGTTCCAGATAATTGGCAAAACCGAGATATACGTTCCTATTTACTGTGGGAATTTGGCAAACCTCCAGAAATTGTAATTGAGATAGTTTCGCCAACTCCTGGTAACGAATTGGGTAGCAAATTCACCGATTATGCCCTTATGGGTGTAATGTATTATGTGGTTTACGATCCTTTGGGTGAATTGAGCGATGTTCCGTTACAAATCTTTCAATTACAAGGGGGACGTTATGTACCGAAAACCGATCTTTGGTTCCCCTTAGTTGGTTTGGGTTTAACTCTCTGGCAAGGTGCCTTTGAAAGTATGAATGGTACTTGGTTGCGATGGTGCGATGCTGAAGGGAATGTCATTTCCACAGTGGAGGAATTAGCAGCCAGACTAATTTTAACTCAGTCAGAGTTAACTGAAACTCAGTCAGAGTTAACTGCTTCCAAAAATCAGACCAAACAAGCCTTACTGCAAGGTATTCACTTGGGTTTACAGCTTAAGTTTGGCAGTCAAAGATTAGAGATTTTGGGAGAAATTTCTGCGATTGACGATTTGAATTTGCTGCAAACGATAACTTCTAGCTTGTTTACGATCGATCGTTTAGAAGACTTACGACAAATTTATTTGTCATGA